One genomic window of Luteitalea pratensis includes the following:
- a CDS encoding AAA family ATPase, with translation MLQALAVGDYRSLRDLVLGLRPLTLVTGPNGSGKSNVYRALRLLAGAAQGQLITSLAREGGLASTLWAGPDQPSRSVRAGEHPLEGTTRKRVVSLRLGFAGDTFSYAIDLGLPTPSLSAFAREPEIKREVIWTGATYRRASVLVDRRGGLVQGRNAEGEFDVILQDLPSFDTMLTHYADPLRAPEALQLREQMRGWRFYDQLRTDRDAPARRPQVGTHTPVLGDEGADLAAALQTIDEIGDRDALHTAIDDAFPGARVEVLTGDGAFEVTLRQQGLLRPLRAAELSDGTLRYLLLTAALLTPRPPELLVLNEPETSLHPDLLPALARLVTAASASSQVIVVSHAPRLIDALASEPACDLVALERRHGETVVSNIAWQEQPPWKWPGR, from the coding sequence GTGCTCCAGGCGCTCGCTGTCGGCGACTACCGCTCCTTGCGCGACCTGGTGCTCGGCCTGAGACCGCTGACGCTCGTCACGGGCCCCAACGGTAGCGGCAAGTCCAACGTCTACCGCGCGTTGCGGCTGCTGGCCGGTGCTGCGCAGGGGCAGTTGATTACGTCGCTGGCGCGCGAAGGCGGGCTGGCATCCACCCTCTGGGCGGGTCCCGATCAACCCTCGCGGAGCGTCAGGGCCGGTGAGCATCCGCTCGAAGGCACCACGCGCAAGCGCGTCGTCAGCCTGCGCCTCGGCTTTGCGGGTGACACGTTCTCGTATGCGATCGACCTCGGCCTGCCGACGCCCTCGTTGTCAGCGTTCGCGCGCGAGCCCGAGATCAAGCGCGAAGTGATCTGGACGGGTGCGACCTATCGACGTGCATCCGTGCTCGTCGACCGCCGCGGTGGACTCGTGCAAGGACGCAACGCCGAAGGCGAGTTCGACGTCATCCTCCAGGACTTGCCCAGCTTCGACACGATGCTCACGCACTACGCCGACCCGCTGCGCGCGCCAGAGGCGCTGCAGCTGCGTGAGCAGATGCGTGGCTGGCGCTTCTACGACCAGCTGCGGACCGACCGTGATGCACCGGCACGACGGCCACAGGTCGGCACGCACACGCCGGTGCTCGGCGACGAAGGCGCCGACCTCGCGGCGGCCCTGCAGACCATCGACGAGATCGGCGATCGTGACGCCCTGCACACCGCGATCGACGATGCGTTCCCCGGCGCTCGAGTCGAGGTGCTGACCGGGGACGGGGCGTTCGAGGTGACACTGCGCCAGCAGGGACTCCTCCGCCCGCTCCGCGCGGCGGAGCTGTCGGACGGCACGTTGCGCTACCTGCTGCTGACGGCCGCGCTGCTCACGCCGCGACCACCGGAGCTGCTGGTGCTGAACGAACCGGAGACGAGCCTGCACCCGGACCTGCTGCCGGCGCTGGCCCGTCTGGTGACGGCGGCGTCGGCCTCCTCGCAGGTCATCGTCGTGTCCCATGCGCCGCGCCTGATCGACGCCCTCGCCTCCGAACCCGCGTGCGACCTCGTGGCGCTGGAGCGCAGGCACGGAGAAACCGTCGTATCAAACATCGCCTGGCAGGAGCAGCCGCCGTGGAAGTGGCCGGGCAGGTAA
- a CDS encoding threonine aldolase family protein, whose product MQPVTRRGFVEAVGAATGFTALSPTDDLATVTVAPERTVHLSGDGVAITPGEYTALLDALCRKVTPAQDTYLLGGEVEAFERHWAQLLGKEAAVFMPSGTLANQLALRALASTRRRVIVPEMSHIYNDTGDACQTLSALTLIPLAPGTATFTRADVEAVLARTAGGRVATDVGAIVIESPIRRLTGQMFDWDEARRISALARERGIGMHLDGARLFIASAYTGIAPSEYAAAFDTVYVSLWKYFNCGIGSILAGPKRVLDGMFHVRRMFGGNLAVGWPAALVARHYMDGFLDRLTNAVHVSEAFYGAMARHPMVAVERISNGTNLARITIKTADPTVVARRLADRGVLLPAATAGGVITLGVNETWNRTTAADLVQAFAQALA is encoded by the coding sequence ATGCAGCCAGTAACCCGGCGCGGATTCGTTGAGGCGGTGGGTGCCGCGACCGGTTTCACGGCGCTGTCGCCAACCGATGATCTGGCAACCGTGACAGTCGCTCCGGAGAGGACCGTCCACCTCTCCGGCGACGGCGTCGCGATCACGCCAGGTGAGTACACGGCACTGCTCGACGCCCTGTGCCGGAAGGTCACGCCGGCGCAGGACACATACCTGCTCGGGGGCGAGGTGGAGGCGTTCGAGCGGCATTGGGCCCAGCTGCTCGGCAAGGAAGCGGCGGTGTTCATGCCGTCGGGCACACTGGCCAACCAGCTGGCACTGCGCGCCCTCGCCAGCACCAGGCGCCGCGTCATCGTGCCGGAGATGAGTCACATCTACAATGACACCGGCGACGCCTGCCAGACTCTCTCCGCGCTGACGCTGATCCCCCTTGCCCCGGGTACCGCGACGTTTACGCGCGCCGATGTGGAGGCCGTCCTCGCGCGGACCGCCGGCGGACGGGTCGCCACCGACGTGGGCGCCATCGTGATCGAGAGTCCCATCCGCCGGTTGACGGGGCAAATGTTCGATTGGGACGAGGCCAGGCGCATTTCTGCCCTCGCCCGCGAGCGCGGTATCGGCATGCACCTGGACGGCGCACGGCTGTTCATCGCGTCGGCCTACACGGGGATAGCGCCGTCCGAATACGCGGCGGCCTTCGACACCGTGTACGTGTCGCTCTGGAAGTATTTCAACTGCGGCATCGGGTCCATCCTCGCGGGGCCGAAGCGTGTGCTCGACGGCATGTTCCACGTGCGGCGCATGTTCGGCGGCAACCTTGCCGTCGGCTGGCCGGCTGCCCTGGTGGCGCGACACTACATGGACGGCTTCCTCGATCGCCTCACCAATGCCGTCCACGTGTCCGAGGCGTTCTACGGCGCCATGGCGAGACATCCGATGGTGGCCGTTGAGCGGATCTCCAACGGTACGAACCTGGCCCGCATCACCATCAAGACTGCCGATCCCACGGTCGTGGCACGCCGGCTCGCCGATCGCGGCGTGCTCCTGCCTGCCGCCACGGCCGGAGGCGTGATCACTCTCGGCGTCAACGAGACCTGGAACCGCACCACGGCGGCGGACCTGGTGCAGGCCTTCGCACAGGCATTGGCCTGA
- a CDS encoding xanthine dehydrogenase family protein molybdopterin-binding subunit, translating into MSRLRRTASAPHARLRQTASARQAGPQHDDAIDVERYELDAPARYRFELQRRDFIRVFAAMGGGLAVLAASAKASGPKAMPQESGRGGAEGISADVSAWLHIGEDGRVTACTGKTEIGQNIRTSLAQAVAEELHVGLDVVTMVMADTALVPWDAGTFGSLSTPRMAPVLGRAAATARQMLIDRAAQRWQVSGAALTARDGRVTDGSRSLAYGELVRGETLTGVVPADRALTPRAEWRVRGTAPPKVQGRAFVTGQHLFTPDLVRPGLKYGCVVRPQGYGGTLESVDDARAREMQGVTVVRDADFVGVVASTERAARRAAAAIGTTWRTEPDQPSSDTLYEHLKRGLAPGAAGRQTPGVVVGDLAAAKAATRRTFSASYRIPYIAHVPLEPRAAVAEWIDGALTVWCGTQRPFGVRGELAQAFRIPESRVRVIVPDTGSAYGGKHTGEHAIEVARLAKAANLPVKLVWTRAEEFSFGYARPAGVIDVHAGVDEGGRIVTWEFDNWNSGASGIRTPYDIPNQRIDFHPSASPLRQGSYRGLAATANHHAREMHMDRIARELGVDAVAFRLTHLSDERMRAVLQKAAEQAGWPKPSASGRTLGIACGAEKGGYVATAAEVSRDRTGFRVERLVVVFECGAVVHPDGIRNQIEGGVVQGLGGALFEALEFREGKLTNGTLARYRVPRFKDVPRIDVVVLDRHDLPSAGAGETPIVCVAPAIGSAVRGLGQVADALPVSLLT; encoded by the coding sequence ATGAGCCGCCTTCGCCGTACGGCTTCGGCGCCCCACGCCCGGCTTCGCCAGACGGCTTCGGCGCGCCAGGCTGGCCCACAACACGACGATGCCATCGACGTCGAGCGTTACGAACTCGACGCGCCGGCGCGGTATCGGTTCGAGTTGCAGCGACGCGACTTCATCCGCGTCTTCGCCGCGATGGGCGGAGGCCTTGCAGTGCTGGCCGCCTCCGCCAAGGCTTCGGGGCCCAAGGCCATGCCGCAGGAATCGGGCCGTGGCGGTGCGGAGGGTATCTCCGCGGATGTGTCGGCGTGGTTGCACATCGGCGAGGACGGCCGGGTCACGGCGTGCACCGGGAAGACCGAGATCGGGCAGAACATCCGCACGTCGCTGGCGCAGGCCGTCGCCGAGGAACTGCACGTGGGACTGGACGTCGTGACCATGGTCATGGCCGACACGGCCCTCGTGCCCTGGGATGCCGGGACCTTCGGATCCCTGTCGACGCCCCGGATGGCACCGGTACTCGGTCGTGCGGCAGCGACCGCGCGCCAGATGCTGATCGATCGCGCGGCGCAGCGCTGGCAGGTGAGCGGAGCTGCGCTGACCGCGCGTGACGGACGTGTCACCGACGGCTCCCGTTCGCTCGCGTACGGCGAGCTGGTTCGCGGCGAGACGCTGACCGGCGTCGTGCCCGCCGACCGTGCCCTGACCCCACGTGCCGAATGGCGCGTGCGCGGCACCGCTCCGCCGAAGGTGCAGGGCCGTGCGTTCGTGACCGGGCAGCACCTGTTCACTCCGGATCTCGTCCGGCCGGGGCTCAAGTACGGATGCGTCGTGCGTCCGCAGGGCTACGGTGGCACGCTGGAGTCGGTAGACGATGCGCGGGCGCGGGAGATGCAGGGTGTCACCGTCGTGCGGGACGCGGACTTCGTGGGCGTGGTGGCGAGTACCGAGCGCGCGGCGCGCCGCGCCGCGGCCGCGATTGGCACCACGTGGCGCACCGAGCCTGACCAGCCGTCGTCGGACACCCTGTACGAGCACCTCAAGCGCGGACTCGCGCCAGGCGCCGCTGGTCGTCAGACACCCGGCGTGGTGGTCGGTGACCTCGCCGCCGCGAAGGCGGCGACACGCCGCACCTTCAGCGCGAGCTACCGCATCCCGTACATCGCGCACGTGCCGCTCGAGCCGCGCGCCGCGGTCGCCGAATGGATCGACGGTGCGCTGACGGTCTGGTGCGGCACGCAGCGGCCGTTCGGTGTGCGCGGCGAGCTGGCGCAGGCGTTCCGGATTCCGGAGAGCCGCGTGCGCGTCATCGTCCCCGACACCGGATCGGCCTACGGCGGCAAGCACACGGGCGAGCATGCGATCGAGGTGGCCCGGCTTGCGAAGGCCGCCAACCTTCCCGTCAAGCTGGTATGGACCCGTGCCGAGGAGTTCTCGTTCGGCTATGCCCGTCCGGCCGGCGTCATCGACGTCCATGCCGGCGTCGACGAGGGCGGCCGGATCGTCACCTGGGAGTTCGACAACTGGAACTCCGGCGCGTCCGGCATCCGCACGCCGTACGACATCCCCAACCAGCGAATCGATTTCCATCCGTCGGCGTCGCCACTCCGGCAAGGGTCCTATCGGGGGCTGGCCGCCACCGCCAATCACCATGCGCGCGAGATGCACATGGACCGGATCGCGCGCGAACTCGGGGTCGATGCCGTCGCGTTCAGGCTGACGCACCTGTCCGACGAGCGCATGCGTGCCGTCCTGCAGAAGGCGGCGGAGCAGGCGGGATGGCCAAAGCCGTCGGCATCGGGCCGGACGCTCGGCATCGCCTGCGGCGCCGAGAAGGGCGGATACGTGGCGACGGCGGCCGAGGTCTCGCGCGACCGCACTGGCTTCCGCGTCGAGCGCCTTGTCGTGGTGTTCGAGTGTGGCGCGGTCGTCCATCCCGACGGCATTCGCAACCAGATCGAAGGCGGCGTCGTGCAAGGGCTTGGCGGTGCGCTGTTCGAGGCCCTCGAGTTCCGTGAGGGAAAGCTGACCAATGGGACGTTGGCTCGTTACCGCGTGCCACGCTTCAAGGACGTCCCGCGTATCGATGTCGTCGTGCTCGATCGGCACGACCTGCCGTCGGCCGGCGCGGGAGAGACGCCCATCGTCTGCGTGGCGCCAGCCATAGGTTCGGCCGTGCGCGGGCTCGGCCAGGTCGCCGACGCGCTTCCCGTGTCGCTGCTGACCTGA
- a CDS encoding (2Fe-2S)-binding protein produces MRVTLRVNGRMHDVDVEPEDTLLSVLRSDLGLTGSKFGCGEGQCGACTVLVDGQAMRSCVLRVDALASKEVTTIEGLAQGERLHPVQEAFLDAEAFQCGYCTPGMVMATVALLRANARPSAQDIARAMDRNVCRCGTYSRIVKAVQIAAERTRATSSAGVSR; encoded by the coding sequence ATGCGAGTCACGCTGCGGGTGAATGGCCGGATGCACGACGTGGACGTCGAGCCCGAGGACACGCTGCTCTCGGTGCTGCGATCAGACCTGGGACTGACGGGGTCGAAGTTCGGCTGCGGTGAAGGCCAGTGTGGTGCCTGCACGGTCCTTGTGGACGGGCAGGCCATGCGCTCCTGCGTGCTCCGCGTCGACGCGCTCGCCAGCAAGGAGGTCACCACCATCGAGGGCCTCGCGCAGGGTGAGCGCCTGCATCCGGTCCAGGAGGCGTTTCTCGACGCGGAGGCGTTCCAGTGCGGCTACTGCACGCCGGGCATGGTGATGGCCACCGTCGCGTTGCTGCGCGCCAACGCCAGGCCCTCGGCGCAGGACATCGCGCGCGCCATGGACCGCAACGTGTGCCGCTGTGGGACCTACTCCCGCATCGTCAAGGCGGTGCAGATCGCGGCGGAGCGTACCCGCGCGACGTCGAGCGCCGGAGTGTCGCGATGA
- a CDS encoding YIP1 family protein: protein MTLYLYRLMGAATLDAGMYESIEADRGTTVQAAITVLLASLAAGIGASGWYGAHPFTLVAVSVVACAVWVVWAVLIFHIGTRILPSTDTRVTLDELLRTTGFSAAPGLLLSVAVVHGMSVPVFVATGLWMLATMIVAVQHALDYASPWRALAVCLVAMTIVITLTVTLGVVWGPALS, encoded by the coding sequence ATGACCCTCTACCTGTATCGCCTCATGGGTGCCGCCACGCTCGATGCGGGCATGTACGAGAGCATCGAGGCGGACCGGGGCACGACCGTCCAGGCCGCGATCACGGTACTGCTTGCCAGCCTCGCGGCGGGCATCGGCGCCAGCGGTTGGTATGGCGCGCACCCGTTCACCCTGGTCGCCGTGAGCGTCGTGGCGTGCGCCGTCTGGGTCGTCTGGGCGGTGCTCATCTTCCACATTGGCACCCGCATCCTGCCGTCGACCGACACGCGCGTGACGCTCGACGAACTGCTCCGCACCACCGGCTTCTCGGCCGCTCCAGGCCTGCTGCTCTCTGTAGCCGTGGTGCACGGCATGAGTGTTCCCGTGTTCGTGGCGACGGGACTGTGGATGCTGGCGACGATGATCGTCGCCGTCCAGCATGCGCTGGACTACGCAAGTCCGTGGCGCGCGCTGGCGGTGTGCCTGGTCGCCATGACCATCGTCATCACGCTGACCGTGACGTTGGGCGTCGTGTGGGGACCTGCGCTGTCCTGA
- a CDS encoding c-type cytochrome yields MSRTPFGLLLVCACGVFVGGLARPPAQSSGPNGAALYRSYCASCHGLSGRGDGPMVDFLRVPPTDLTMLTRRHGDTFDAEAVARAIDGRTRIGPHGPSDMPVWGDAMSSALAQGGEKAFRDLVGAIVRHLESLQARQAP; encoded by the coding sequence TTGTCGCGAACGCCGTTCGGCCTGCTGCTCGTGTGTGCGTGTGGCGTGTTCGTCGGCGGCCTCGCGCGGCCGCCGGCCCAGTCGTCGGGTCCCAACGGCGCCGCGCTCTACCGCTCGTACTGCGCGAGTTGCCATGGCCTGTCGGGGCGTGGCGACGGCCCGATGGTGGATTTTCTGCGTGTTCCGCCCACCGACCTGACGATGCTGACGCGGCGCCATGGCGACACCTTCGATGCCGAAGCGGTGGCCAGGGCCATCGATGGTCGCACGCGCATCGGCCCGCATGGCCCGTCGGACATGCCGGTGTGGGGCGACGCCATGTCATCGGCGCTCGCTCAGGGTGGCGAGAAGGCCTTCCGCGACCTGGTGGGCGCAATCGTCCGACACCTCGAGTCCCTCCAGGCACGTCAGGCGCCGTGA
- a CDS encoding RluA family pseudouridine synthase yields the protein MTRRDEPRSTAAVLERQFVADRGDERLRLDQSVMRHLADEPGVSRTRVQRWLDAGLISVNGVGGRRASSTLRLGDEVVVTLPKPRVRKVHAAESLDVPILFEDEWLVVVSKPAGMVSHPTGRLQSGTLFNALLHQARAWEDTTSRPGLVHRLDRDTSGVLLVAKSRAVHARAARILATDHANKTYLAVVIGKPPEDATITYPLGKISERPPRVGVVDDGWPSVTWVQRLRSTWPMPDGLALLECTLGTGRLHQIRAHLLAAGWPVAGDPIYRSVKAEAKLPAVTRAQVDALQGQALHAWRLTMPHPMTGEILDVTAPVPARLQALGVNPGGSWDASAGRVRSAVTPHA from the coding sequence GTGACCCGGCGAGACGAGCCTCGCAGCACCGCCGCGGTGCTCGAACGCCAGTTCGTCGCCGATCGCGGTGACGAGCGCTTGCGCCTCGACCAGTCCGTGATGCGTCATCTCGCGGATGAGCCGGGCGTGTCGCGAACACGTGTCCAGCGTTGGCTCGACGCGGGGCTGATCTCTGTCAATGGCGTCGGCGGCCGGCGCGCATCGTCGACGCTTCGGCTAGGCGACGAGGTCGTGGTGACGCTGCCGAAGCCGCGCGTCCGCAAGGTCCATGCGGCCGAGTCGCTCGACGTGCCGATCCTCTTCGAGGACGAGTGGCTCGTCGTGGTCAGCAAGCCAGCCGGAATGGTGAGCCACCCGACTGGACGCCTGCAGTCGGGCACCTTGTTCAATGCCCTGTTGCACCAGGCGCGCGCGTGGGAGGACACGACGTCGCGGCCGGGGCTGGTCCATCGGCTGGACCGCGACACGTCGGGCGTGCTGCTCGTGGCCAAGTCTCGCGCGGTGCACGCGCGTGCCGCGCGCATCCTTGCCACCGACCACGCGAACAAGACCTACCTCGCGGTGGTCATCGGCAAGCCACCCGAGGACGCGACGATCACGTATCCGCTCGGCAAGATCTCAGAGCGGCCACCGCGCGTCGGTGTCGTGGACGATGGCTGGCCCAGCGTCACGTGGGTGCAACGCCTGCGTTCGACGTGGCCGATGCCCGACGGCCTCGCGTTGCTCGAGTGCACGCTCGGCACGGGACGGTTGCACCAGATCCGCGCCCACCTGCTCGCGGCCGGCTGGCCTGTCGCCGGCGACCCGATCTATCGCAGCGTGAAGGCCGAAGCGAAACTGCCAGCGGTGACGCGCGCGCAGGTGGATGCGCTGCAGGGGCAGGCCCTGCACGCATGGCGGCTGACGATGCCGCATCCGATGACCGGCGAGATCCTCGACGTCACGGCGCCGGTGCCGGCGCGCCTGCAGGCCCTCGGCGTCAACCCAGGTGGATCCTGGGACGCCAGTGCGGGTCGGGTTCGATCTGCCGTAACACCTCACGCGTGA
- a CDS encoding amino acid transporter: MTTTNIRTWLLSDLAPESTAAHHAPAHTAPWWQVMCLTGVDYFSTLGYQPGIAFLAAGVLSPLATLVLIALTLAGALPVYRRIAALSPHGQGSISLLEQLLPRWRGKALVLILLGFAATDFVITITLSAADATEHIIHNPFSPNWLDHPIWLTLMLLSALGAVFLKGFKEAIGLAVVIVIGYLALNAVVLAVELWAVLHHPEYLANWRTALFATHGNPVMMVAVALFLFPKLALGLSGFETGVAVMPLVRGEAGETEAAPQGRIRNTGRLLTTAALMMSVLLFASSVATTLNIPASAFAEGGEARGRALAYLAHRDLGHIFGTAYDVLTIAILWFAGASAMAGLLTLIPKYLPRYGMAPDWVRATRPLVLIILLVTCVVTLIFDANVEAQGGAYATGVLVLMTSAALATTIHARKHHGAVWGFGAITLVFAYTTVVNMVERPDGLKIASFFILTIIASSLTSRVLRSTELRIKHVNFDEKAGAWLASLTAPTVRVIANRPDKGVEAEYAAKWREARSSHHIESLNNVLFLEVQPGDASEFVDDVLDVQGVQIGPYHVLRCKSPAVPNAIAALLLHVRDATGRVPHAYFGWTEGNPIAYLLKFMAFGEGDTAPVTREVLRQIEPDPHWRPRIHLG, translated from the coding sequence GTGACCACGACAAACATTCGCACCTGGCTCCTGTCGGACCTCGCTCCGGAATCGACGGCCGCTCACCACGCTCCCGCGCACACGGCGCCCTGGTGGCAGGTGATGTGCCTGACTGGCGTCGACTACTTCTCGACGCTCGGCTACCAGCCCGGCATCGCCTTCCTCGCCGCCGGCGTGCTCTCGCCGCTGGCCACGCTGGTCCTGATCGCGCTGACGCTGGCGGGCGCGCTGCCCGTCTACCGGCGTATTGCCGCACTGAGCCCACATGGCCAGGGCAGCATCTCGCTCCTCGAGCAGTTGCTCCCGCGCTGGCGCGGGAAGGCCCTGGTCCTGATCCTGCTCGGGTTCGCGGCCACCGACTTCGTGATCACCATCACGCTCTCGGCCGCGGACGCGACCGAGCACATCATCCACAACCCGTTCTCCCCGAACTGGCTGGACCATCCGATCTGGCTGACGCTGATGTTGCTGTCGGCGCTCGGCGCCGTCTTCCTCAAGGGGTTCAAGGAAGCCATCGGCCTCGCGGTCGTGATCGTCATCGGCTACCTGGCGTTGAACGCGGTCGTGCTCGCCGTCGAGCTGTGGGCGGTGCTGCACCATCCCGAGTACCTCGCCAACTGGCGAACGGCACTCTTCGCCACTCACGGCAACCCGGTGATGATGGTGGCGGTTGCGCTGTTCCTCTTCCCCAAGCTGGCACTCGGCCTCTCGGGTTTCGAGACCGGCGTCGCCGTGATGCCGCTGGTCCGCGGTGAGGCCGGCGAGACCGAAGCGGCGCCGCAGGGGCGCATCAGGAACACGGGGCGCCTGCTCACGACCGCGGCGCTGATGATGAGCGTCCTGCTGTTTGCCAGCAGTGTCGCGACGACGCTGAACATTCCAGCGTCGGCGTTTGCCGAAGGCGGTGAGGCGCGAGGCCGGGCGCTCGCCTACCTCGCCCACCGCGACTTGGGGCACATCTTCGGCACGGCGTACGACGTGCTGACGATCGCCATCCTGTGGTTTGCCGGCGCGTCCGCGATGGCCGGGCTGCTGACGCTGATTCCGAAGTACCTGCCGCGGTACGGCATGGCACCCGACTGGGTGAGGGCGACGCGGCCGCTGGTGCTGATCATCCTGCTCGTCACGTGCGTGGTGACGCTGATCTTCGATGCCAACGTCGAGGCCCAGGGCGGGGCCTATGCCACCGGCGTCCTCGTGCTGATGACGTCGGCGGCGCTGGCCACCACCATCCACGCGCGCAAACACCATGGCGCGGTGTGGGGCTTCGGTGCGATCACGCTCGTCTTCGCCTACACGACTGTCGTCAACATGGTCGAGCGGCCCGACGGCCTCAAGATCGCGAGCTTCTTCATCCTCACCATCATCGCGTCCTCGCTCACCTCGCGCGTCCTGCGCAGCACGGAACTGCGCATCAAGCACGTGAACTTCGACGAGAAAGCCGGCGCCTGGCTGGCGTCGCTCACGGCGCCGACGGTGCGAGTCATCGCCAACCGCCCGGACAAGGGCGTCGAGGCCGAATACGCCGCGAAATGGCGCGAGGCGCGCAGCAGTCACCACATCGAGAGCCTGAACAACGTGCTGTTCCTCGAGGTGCAACCGGGCGATGCGTCGGAGTTCGTCGACGATGTACTCGATGTACAGGGTGTGCAGATCGGCCCGTATCACGTGCTGCGCTGCAAGAGCCCGGCGGTGCCCAATGCCATCGCGGCCCTGCTGCTGCACGTGCGGGACGCGACCGGCCGGGTGCCGCATGCCTACTTCGGCTGGACCGAAGGCAACCCGATTGCCTACCTGCTGAAGTTCATGGCTTTCGGCGAGGGCGACACCGCGCCGGTCACGCGTGAGGTGTTACGGCAGATCGAACCCGACCCGCACTGGCGTCCCAGGATCCACCTGGGTTGA
- a CDS encoding branched-chain amino acid aminotransferase: MSVSASAPVIPVTRTSSPRPHPAEDALGFGKYFADHMLVVDYTEGQGWHDARIVPYGTLALDPAASVLHYGQAMFEGLKAYRLMDGRISLFRPDRNAHRMATGAGRLSIPAIDQSLFVQGIAQLVATDADWVPSAPGTALYIRPTIIATEPFLGVRASRTYTFYVITGPVGAYYAGGLKPVRIWVERERVRAVRGGIGAAKAAANYVASLQVAEQARERGCDQVLWLDAIQHEYVEEVGTMNLCLVIDGTLVTPPLGGSILPGITRDTVLTIARDWEMPVEERLVSMTEVRDAHAKGTLQEVFGVGTAAVVSVVGTLASEDGDIVINGGEPGPVAQKLYDAITRLQYGLDPDPRGWRMVL; the protein is encoded by the coding sequence ATGTCCGTCAGTGCGTCTGCGCCCGTGATCCCGGTCACCAGGACCTCGTCGCCCCGGCCCCACCCGGCCGAGGACGCCCTGGGGTTCGGCAAGTACTTCGCCGACCACATGCTGGTGGTCGATTACACCGAGGGCCAGGGTTGGCACGACGCGCGGATCGTGCCCTACGGCACCCTTGCACTCGACCCGGCCGCGTCGGTCCTGCACTACGGGCAGGCGATGTTCGAGGGCCTGAAGGCGTACCGGCTCATGGACGGCCGGATTTCGCTTTTCCGGCCCGATCGCAACGCGCACCGGATGGCCACGGGCGCGGGTCGCCTGTCGATTCCGGCGATCGATCAGTCGCTGTTCGTGCAGGGCATCGCGCAACTCGTGGCTACCGATGCCGATTGGGTGCCGTCGGCGCCGGGCACGGCGCTGTACATCCGGCCCACGATCATCGCGACCGAGCCGTTCCTCGGCGTGCGGGCATCGAGGACATACACCTTCTACGTGATCACCGGACCGGTCGGCGCCTACTACGCGGGCGGGCTGAAACCGGTGAGGATCTGGGTCGAGCGCGAACGCGTGCGCGCGGTCAGGGGCGGCATCGGCGCAGCCAAGGCCGCGGCCAACTACGTCGCCAGCCTGCAGGTGGCCGAGCAGGCGCGCGAGCGCGGCTGCGACCAGGTGCTGTGGCTCGACGCGATCCAGCACGAGTACGTCGAAGAGGTAGGCACGATGAACCTGTGCCTGGTGATCGACGGCACGCTCGTCACGCCGCCGCTCGGCGGCAGCATCCTCCCGGGCATCACCCGCGACACCGTGCTGACGATTGCGCGCGACTGGGAGATGCCGGTCGAGGAGCGTCTCGTCTCGATGACCGAAGTACGGGACGCGCATGCGAAGGGCACGCTGCAGGAAGTCTTCGGCGTAGGAACGGCAGCCGTGGTGTCGGTGGTCGGAACCCTCGCGAGCGAGGACGGCGACATCGTGATCAACGGCGGCGAGCCCGGGCCGGTGGCGCAGAAGCTGTACGACGCCATCACGCGGCTGCAGTACGGCCTCGATCCCGACCCTCGCGGCTGGCGCATGGTCCTCTGA